One window of Papaver somniferum cultivar HN1 chromosome 9, ASM357369v1, whole genome shotgun sequence genomic DNA carries:
- the LOC113307840 gene encoding ankyrin-1-like isoform X2, which yields MESRREAILSADTNEELNQLKELLAKRDDGRGLAIVARNIKDDDEAGVIHFAARAGKLKILRYLIEELGLDVNTKDKNGESPLLNATMCGDMNIVEYLLGKGADPETSNFKGYTPLHGAALKGYTEIVTKLLSRGVNVNALCENGTPLDMAVNFDQFEAAQVLLDHNANPNLTCGHSFTPLTGSIVSGFLRFVEPLLEAGAHPDGGSHGQTPLTAAATDGLTEIIKRLIQAGANPDITNRFGLTPLEIAALYGYYDVVEILFPVTSRIPEYIDWSVGGVIAHVQSDQFKEQRELKVKEKFHEAKLSGADAFKKQDYSKAVVCYSLRYSDAEKAFLAGLELSPNSQELKDAYRKAVEAQTGGIF from the exons ATGGAATCAAGACGTGAAGCTATTCTCAGTGCGGATACTAACGAAGAACTTAACCAACTCAAGG AATTACTTGCAAAACGTGATGATGGAAGAGGACTAGCAATCGTGGCGAGGAATattaaagatgatgatgaagcaGGAGTAATTCACTTTGCTGCTAGAGCAGGAAAGTTGAAGATTCTCAGATACTTGATTGAGGAATTAGGACTTGATGTCAATACCAAAGATAAAAATG GTGAATCCCCGTTGTTAAATGCAACAATGTGTGGGGATATGAACATTGTTGAATATCTACTTGGAAAGGGTGCTGATCCTGAGACATCGAACTTCAAAGGTTATACTCCTTTGCATGGCGCTGCTTTGAAAG GATACACGGAGATAGTTACCAAATTACTCTCTAGAGGTGTTAATGTAAATGCTTTATGTGAAAATGGCACACCCCTAGATATGGCTGTTAATTTCGACCAATTCGAGGCGGCGCAGGTTTTGTTGGATCACAATGCAAAC CCTAATTTAACTTGTGGCCATTCGTTTACACCACTGACAGGATCTATTGTATCTGGATTTTTACGTTTCGTCGAGCCTTTACTTGAG GCTGGTGCTCACCCAGATGGTGGATCACATGGACAAACGCCTTTGACAGCTGCGGCAACAGATGGGCTAACAGAAATAATCAAGCGTTTAATTCAAGCTGGTGCTAATCCAGATATCACAAATAGA TTTGGACTCACACCATTAGAAATTGCTGCACTCTATGGTTATTATGATGTTGTTGAGATTCTTTTCCCTGTTACTTCTCGTATTCCGGAATATATCGACTGGAGCGTTGGTGGAGTAATTGCACATGTACAGTCTGATCAATTTAAGGAACAG AGGGAGCTGAAAGTCAAGGAGAAGTTTCACGAGGCAAAGTTAAGTGGCGCAGATGCATTTAAGAAACAGGACTATTCCAAGGCAGTGGTTTGCTACTCACTG AGGTACAGTGATGCAGAAAAAGCCTTCCTCGCCGGTTTGGAGTTGAGTCCTAATAGTCAAGAGCTCAAAGATGCATACAG GAAAGCTGTTGAAGCTCAGACTGGTGGCATTTTTTGA
- the LOC113307840 gene encoding tankyrase-like isoform X1, producing MESRREAILSADTNEELNQLKELLAKRDDGRGLAIVARNIKDDDEAGVIHFAARAGKLKILRYLIEELGLDVNTKDKNGESPLLNATMCGDMNIVEYLLGKGADPETSNFKGYTPLHGAALKGYTEIVTKLLSRGVNVNALCENGTPLDMAVNFDQFEAAQVLLDHNANPNLTCGHSFTPLTGSIVSGFLRFVEPLLEAGAHPDGGSHGQTPLTAAATDGLTEIIKRLIQAGANPDITNRFGLTPLEIAALYGYYDVVEILFPVTSRIPEYIDWSVGGVIAHVQSDQFKEQRELKVKEKFHEAKLSGADAFKKQDYSKAVVCYSLAKDIDPDDAIILSNLSMCWARMKEGTKALEDANACIMLRPDWPKAYYRAGVAYNLLKRYSDAEKAFLAGLELSPNSQELKDAYRKAVEAQTGGIF from the exons ATGGAATCAAGACGTGAAGCTATTCTCAGTGCGGATACTAACGAAGAACTTAACCAACTCAAGG AATTACTTGCAAAACGTGATGATGGAAGAGGACTAGCAATCGTGGCGAGGAATattaaagatgatgatgaagcaGGAGTAATTCACTTTGCTGCTAGAGCAGGAAAGTTGAAGATTCTCAGATACTTGATTGAGGAATTAGGACTTGATGTCAATACCAAAGATAAAAATG GTGAATCCCCGTTGTTAAATGCAACAATGTGTGGGGATATGAACATTGTTGAATATCTACTTGGAAAGGGTGCTGATCCTGAGACATCGAACTTCAAAGGTTATACTCCTTTGCATGGCGCTGCTTTGAAAG GATACACGGAGATAGTTACCAAATTACTCTCTAGAGGTGTTAATGTAAATGCTTTATGTGAAAATGGCACACCCCTAGATATGGCTGTTAATTTCGACCAATTCGAGGCGGCGCAGGTTTTGTTGGATCACAATGCAAAC CCTAATTTAACTTGTGGCCATTCGTTTACACCACTGACAGGATCTATTGTATCTGGATTTTTACGTTTCGTCGAGCCTTTACTTGAG GCTGGTGCTCACCCAGATGGTGGATCACATGGACAAACGCCTTTGACAGCTGCGGCAACAGATGGGCTAACAGAAATAATCAAGCGTTTAATTCAAGCTGGTGCTAATCCAGATATCACAAATAGA TTTGGACTCACACCATTAGAAATTGCTGCACTCTATGGTTATTATGATGTTGTTGAGATTCTTTTCCCTGTTACTTCTCGTATTCCGGAATATATCGACTGGAGCGTTGGTGGAGTAATTGCACATGTACAGTCTGATCAATTTAAGGAACAG AGGGAGCTGAAAGTCAAGGAGAAGTTTCACGAGGCAAAGTTAAGTGGCGCAGATGCATTTAAGAAACAGGACTATTCCAAGGCAGTGGTTTGCTACTCACTG GCAAAGGACATTGATCCGGATGACGCAATTATACTTTCTAACTTGAGTATGTGCTGGGCCCGCATGAAAGAAGGCACAAAGGCTTTAGAAGATGCCAATGCATGCATAATGCTAAGACCAGATTGGCCTAAGGCATATTATAGGGCAGGTGTAGCGTACAATTTACTAAAA AGGTACAGTGATGCAGAAAAAGCCTTCCTCGCCGGTTTGGAGTTGAGTCCTAATAGTCAAGAGCTCAAAGATGCATACAG GAAAGCTGTTGAAGCTCAGACTGGTGGCATTTTTTGA